ATTAAAAAAGACCATTGATAAACAACATTTATCAACAGCCTACTATATATTTAATCTTTATTATTCTTATATATTTTTATCTTAGTCTTCCCAACACTCTGCATTTACTAATCCTTCTATATGACTAGCTTTAAATATAGGATCTTTTCCTTCTTTTTTCTGTCTTGTATAATCTTTTAATACCTTAAATGCTAAAGGACTTAATTTCCAAATAGCAATAAGATTTATAATCGCCATAGATCCCATAAATAAATCTGCTAAATCCCAAACTATTTGAATTTTAGCAACTGAACCAAATAGAACCATTCCTAAAACTGAAATTCTATATGCTGCAAGCCACTTTTTACTACCTTTAAGGAACTCTATATTACTTTCTCCATAATAATAGTTACCAACTATTGAACTAAAGGCAAATAAAAGTATACATAATGCAATGAATGTATTTCCCCAATGTCCAATTTGTGAGCTTAATGCATTTTGAGTAAGTTTTATTCCTTCTAACTTTTTATCCGTATAAGCTCCTGATATTAAAACTATAAATGCAGTACAGCTACAAATTAAAAGAGTATCTGTAAATACACCTAAAGTTTGAATAAGACCTTGTTTTGCAGGATGAGTTACCCCTGCTGTTGCAGCTGCATTTGGAGCACTTCCCATACCAGCTTCATTTGAGAATAATCCTCTTTTAATTCCCATTAATACTGCTGCTCCAAGAGTACCACCTGCTATTTGTCTAATTCCAAAAGCAACATCTTTAAATATAAGTCCAAACACTTCAGGTATATGCGTTATATTTTTAGTTACAACAAATAAAGCAACTAATATGTATGCTATAGCCATAACTGGAACGATAACTTCTACAACTTTAGCTATTCTTTTTATTCCACCAAATATGATTAATGCAGTTACAGAAACTAAAATCACACCAAATACTATTCTTTTTATTCCAAATGCTTCTTCAAATGCTAACGAAATAGTATTTGCTTGAACTGAGTTAAATATAAGACCAAAAGACACAGTTATTAATATAGAAAAGACAATTCCAAGTTTTCTTTTATTAAGACCTTTTTCCATGTAATATGCAGGACCGCCTCTAAAACCGTGTTTGTCTTTAGTTTTATATACTTGTGCAAGTGTACTTTCAACAAAACTCGAACCTGCTCCGATTAATGCAATAATCCACATCCAAAAAACAGCTCCTGGACCTCCAGTTGAAATTGCAATGGCAACACCTGCTAAATTTCCTGTACCTACTCTAGATGCTGTACTTATACAAAAGGCTTGAAATGATGATACTCCATGGTGTTCTTCTTTATTTGATGACATGGACTTACTTGCCCCTTCACCTAAAAGTTTAAA
This Clostridium novyi NT DNA region includes the following protein-coding sequences:
- a CDS encoding alanine/glycine:cation symporter family protein, producing the protein MELLAKYISSINNILWSYVLIALLILMGLYFTIKSEFVQIRYFKEMFKLLGEGASKSMSSNKEEHHGVSSFQAFCISTASRVGTGNLAGVAIAISTGGPGAVFWMWIIALIGAGSSFVESTLAQVYKTKDKHGFRGGPAYYMEKGLNKRKLGIVFSILITVSFGLIFNSVQANTISLAFEEAFGIKRIVFGVILVSVTALIIFGGIKRIAKVVEVIVPVMAIAYILVALFVVTKNITHIPEVFGLIFKDVAFGIRQIAGGTLGAAVLMGIKRGLFSNEAGMGSAPNAAATAGVTHPAKQGLIQTLGVFTDTLLICSCTAFIVLISGAYTDKKLEGIKLTQNALSSQIGHWGNTFIALCILLFAFSSIVGNYYYGESNIEFLKGSKKWLAAYRISVLGMVLFGSVAKIQIVWDLADLFMGSMAIINLIAIWKLSPLAFKVLKDYTRQKKEGKDPIFKASHIEGLVNAECWED